A region from the Brassica napus cultivar Da-Ae chromosome C8, Da-Ae, whole genome shotgun sequence genome encodes:
- the LOC125591697 gene encoding ATP-dependent DNA helicase PIF4-like, with protein sequence MFFVYGFGGTGKTFLWKLLSAAIRCRGDIFLNVASSGIASLLLPGGRTAHSRFGISLNPDEFSSCTMEPGTDQANLVKESSLIIWDEAPMMGKHCFEALDMSLSDIVGKHVNQPFGGKVIVFGGDFRQVLPVINGAGRAEIVLASLNSSYLWEHCKVLKLTKNMRLLSDGLSPEEAADLRDFSDWILKIGDGKLAEPNDGEAEIDIPP encoded by the coding sequence atgttttttgtttatggATTTGGTGGAACTGGGAAAACCTTTCTCTGGAAGTTACTTTCTGCAGCTATTAGATGTAGAGGAGATATTTTTCTAAACGTTGCATCAAGTGGCATTGCTTCTTTATTACTACCTGGTGGTAGGACTGCTCATTCAAGGTTTGGTATTTCATTAAATCCAGACGAGTTTTCATCGTGCACTATGGAGCCTGGAACTGATCAAGCTAATTTGGTCAAAGAATCATCACTTATTATATGGGACGAAGCGCCGATGATGGGCAAACATTGTTTTGAAGCTTTGGATATGAGCTTATCTGATATAGTTGGGAAGCATGTAAACCAGCCTTTTGGTGGAAAGGTTATTGTCTTTGGGGGTGACTTTAGGCAGGTTCTTCCTGTTATAAATGGAGCTGGTAGGGCTGAGATCGTCTTAGCTTCTCTGAATTCGTCATATCTTTGGGAGCACTGCAAagtgctgaagctcaccaagaACATGCGTTTGTTATCAGATGGTTTGTCACCAGAAGAGGCTGCGGATCTTAGAGATTTTTCGGATTGGATATTAAAAATTGGGGATGGCAAACTTGCAGAGCCTAATGATGGTGAAGCGGAGATCGATATTCCACCATAA